The genomic window ATTTAAGGCatatattaaaaatcaaaaaccaGCTGGATAAAAGTATATCTAAAGTATTTATTAAATGAACTATTAGGGAAGGACTTTCTCTGAATATATAGTGTGGCAAAAGTTTATGTTAAATTTTTACTTGTACAATGGTGTATAATACAAcacagtaataaataaaatgcattttttgcacatacaacaaacaaaatacagtatgcacacaaaaaaacaaacaacaacaaaaacatcccTCACATTGTTTAATCTTACCTGGGGCTTGGCTTGTTTTTAAAGTCATTGCAGCTGTTGATTGTTTGTCACGAGATGTTTCAGAGTTCAGCGTTGGAATCACTGTGTAGCTGAAGCACAAAGAAAAACTGTCACAGTTGTATGTAGCTACCTTTAtgctataaaataaaaacataataacgATTTAAAAAACTCTGACATTATGTGAAGTACCTATGTTTCTGGCATTATGTTGTTCTGTATGGTCGAACatatgttttattacttttccaCTCAGATCTAGCAAAGGGCAATGAGAAAGCCGACTAGTGCATTTGTGGATATTTATGGAAGACATATTAAAGGTTAAAAGGTTCTTGCAAGATATCACCCCCAAAactaaaaaattcaaaataactttcaaatgaatgttaaagAGATTCAAGTCATGGAAAGGAAAAGCAAACTTCAGTCAATTGCAGCAAATACTGTTTGTTTGGCAATCTTTACATCCGCCTACGGGCCTTGGGGCAGAGTTTCCCAACCTTTTGGTGCAAACCCCACAAGGATTTCCTAGTGTGtcaatattatcattattaactttatttatgtagcacttttgtggtgtgctttacaataaaacagcaaaataaaatgagagGAAACAATACTATttcaaaataatgagaaaaaagtagaaaataaaagaaaacagaataaaactaaaatatttacaaaatagTTAAAATAGGCATCCAATGggcataatttaaaaaaacaaactgatttaACTGGAAAAAGTAAGTATCAAATTTAATTCATTCGGCACTCCCTCTTTGGTCAGAAATATACTCAACATCACATGACTCAACTTGACCATGCAAGGGTCATGAGAACTTGGGAGACCTAAAATTGGGGTCACAGGCCAGAAACCCTGCCTGGGAGGTTCTACTCAAGTATCATTTACGTTGCTGTATGACATCAGCCTGTCAAAGTGGGGATGCCTTGCCTCCTGCAGACACTTGGGGACATGTTGGGACACTGTAAATGGGGAATGTGAAATCCCACCTACTGGCTGACTCTGCCTAACTGCCTGTGGAGTCAAGTGGCTGTGCCAGCAATTTAACTGCTCAGGATCCAAACATAGACAGGAGCAGAATGTCTTTGCATCAGACTGTTATGCCGATGCACATAACTGTAAATCTCTTTCATGACACCTAGTCTTAAAAAGTATGTTTTGCGCTGTGACTCTCGTTAGGCATCTAATCTAGAACTATCAGTAAAAGACTGAAAGGAAAACACAAACTCAAAGCTGACAAAACTGCTTTTCTTGACCAGTCATGTAGATTTGCTTgtgttgaaatgtgaaaaagcaCAAACTGTGTACTTCATTTGCTaatagaaaaacaatatttatccAGAAAGTTAAAATAAGATTCAGAAATTGTTTTTACCAAGCACTCAGCCATACAAACTGGTGATGACTATGACCTACTTTCACTGTTGCCCAAGAGACTTTTAGGCCAAGCACCAGTGTACAGCAGTGACCAAAAGCCTGTTAGTATAGGTTATTTTATCTATCTCTGAGTTAGTTGAGTAATTCTTTTGGTATCTCCAGAGCTGacaggcttttaatttgaacaaaATGGGCTGTATATCATGATGATAGCCATAAGGCTTTTTACATGGTCCTTTAATTTTTAGGACCAAGAGGAACACTGAAAACTGTGAACAAGGATATCTGACCTTGAAGATCTACAACCCAGCATAAAATGAAGACTTTGATGTGTCACACATTCTGCAGTGCAAACTGATCATAGGCTTCTGCTCAGTCCTTTGTTAGTCATGGGGAGCCAGAAGAATAAGTCACATTCCTCGCTGAAATATGGCACACTGATGTGATCTTGAGTCTCTGTATTATAGGGCGATTGCAAGAggttaattcatatttttttcattctacaCAGTATAAAAATCCTTGGACACTTGGAAACTGATTGTATGAAAATGGagattttaaaagctttaaatagTTCTGTAGACAgcttaaacattttttacacatttatatgaaatAAACAGGTGTCTGTagatctttttatttatcttaaaggttatctgacttttcctcttttcttagttattttgatttttgaagCAGCAGAATCAGATGCTTTGGCAACCTTTTAAAGCCAAACTAATGCTTATCTTGGCTTAATAAATGCTTGTAATAAAATCACAtacaataaaatgattattagattTATTACGCTACCTAATCACTCGTACTGCTATTTGTCTTAAACTagtttaatgtgaaataatcaTAGAGCTGATTGTACTAATGTAGTCTCCTAATGTTTGTCTCTCTCAACAAATGATGCCTTTCTGTCCTTCATTTGAATAATATTACATTTGCCTTGATTGGTACCACATATCGATTGAAACCTTACATCATGCAGGTTTCGGTCAcaccatttattttatttgcttttagtcatttgaaaaatttgataaattaCTGACACGCGAAatttgctgtttaaaaaaattaatcGCACTTACTTTCACTTCTTCGTCGTGTACGTTCAGCCATCCGTCTTCAACTTGTACtcttctatctatctatccagtATATCAAAGGTGACACCCCTTTTTGTTCGGTGATAAAATTCCCATAGGAAGCCTTACATGGGTAAAATGCAGTTGGGAAAAAAACCATATTGCAGCAGTAGTAAAGGGTGAAGGTTACTCTTACCCATCCCTATGAAAGTGATCACTTTGCAGTTAGCACTAGAAATACATTATGACTGTTCATTCAATCTGGTATGGGCCATATCAAGTCAACAGTTTTCCCCCATTACTattgacaatataaaataatgtgcagCATCATATACTAATATCAAGATTCACATTCCATCTGTTAGATTTAAATAAAGCTATGACACATTCTAGCATTATATCATTAATGTCAATCACATTAGTGATGGATATTGCTGTACATGATGTCCATGGTTGAGGCTTCATGATTTATGGATCCACAATAGACATGTACTGCAATTTCCCGCGTGCAAGAGGGAAAGCATCTCACCAAAAGGTTTCGACTGGCAGCATCACAAGGTCTCCAGAAATATGATCACTATGACCTTTATTGGTCAATAAACATTAACATGAGACATTTTATTTGGTAAAGTAATCTCTAGTTGATATAAATGAATTGGCCGTTCCAATTAGCCTTTGAAAGTATCAACTGAAATTCTCACAGCATGCTTGTGGTATTTGGTGAGTCACATTGGACCTGGGGTGGCATTACAAAAAGGTGGTTGCTCATGGTGTGATGGTGTGTTGTATTCGTTGCACTGAGCAGAATTTTGGGTTCACATTGTCAGAGGTTAAACAAGCATGACTTATCCAGACAGTTTGAATAGTCACCCTGACCTCATAAAAGAGACTGTGACATTACTGCAAGAAAAACCTGATGACACGAGTGGAGAATCAACACAAATATCACCTCTGACCAGGCAGAGGAAATGAGGTAAGCACTTTTACATAAAGGTATATTAACAACTGTACTAAATGTTAAAGGTAGAACAATGCCGCATTATTCTACTATTATCAGTCAGCATAAGGTCATCAGATAAAATAGGAATTCTCATCTTGGCTGTGCTATTTAGTCAAAGGGCTATATCCAACAGCTTCCCTGCTCTGTAAAGATGTCACATGATGGACGTTATAGACTTGATTTATGTTGGCCTTGTCAGTAAAATATAGTATGTAATgtgaatgtacagtaccagtcaaacattGGAGACATCTTCCTATTCCCTAATATGcccaaacctttgactggtactttatatattgtATGGATGTATGAAtcctttattttaaatatgtacatattaTCAGTTGAACATAGTTGTCTCACCCAAAGACTCAGTTATCTGACTATAGATATAAAAAGGACTAATTTCAAGTTTGCAGTAGGGATCTTCTTATTTACTGGGTAGCTCAGGTGGATATATATGGAAATGCAATGAAAATGTGTGCTCAGTTCCCAGGGGCTTAATGTGGTAATGTGATGTACATGGTGTCGTGGGCTCAGATGTTGGAGCCATGTGCAATTGGAAACACATGCGGGAAACATCTGTTGCCTTAATGATGGCCACTGAGTTTGTTTCTGCCAGTGAAGTTGGTGAAGAATATTTTCAaagttattaataaaaacagaatttctgtgataaacaagataaaaaagaaCACTACACACGATGGACAGTTTGTTGATTTATTGCAGTTGTTACAAGAGATTTGTCCTattgttttctgaaaaaaactgacaaatgtcttttaattttagtttgtCACTTCACTCCTGCTGtatatgatgatgatatatCCCGATGACAATTGCAAATCAgtaacatttcaaataaattaaataagtTAGCATTTAGACTATTTTAGATAGTTTTTCTAGGAGTTCAGAGAATAGTATCACACACTTTCAATACAATCTATGCAGTACaccaaaacatttcacattcactTTCACTGTGTTTTCCAAAACATTTCAGTAAGAGGAAGCACATCATAATGCCTTAATGCCACTTCAATCtgtggagaaaaagaagagagaaaacaatcaagacaaaaataaactaGAACAATTTCTTCAGAAAAAATAACAACTCTTAAGTTAAGCCTTACCTCTCACAGTAAGTTTAGTAGAACACTCTGCCTTGCCCAAAGAGTTGACTGCAACAACCCTATATTCACCGCCGTCATTTTCTCGGACTCTGAGAATATACATGGAGCACACACCACATGAGTTGGTGATGTAATAGTTTTTGTCTGAGTTGATGCAGGTGTTGTTGAGGTACCAGGACACATTGGGTGTAGGACATCCTCTGACAGCACATGTCATGTAGAGTTGGTAACCTTTAGGTGGTGTGTGGACCTTCAGAGGGACCAAGATGGATGGGGGCCTCTCAAAGCTTATCTCCATTGAACTAACTCCATTTGATGATATTGGAacttaagagaaaaaaaaaaattaaagagagaaatgtttgaaaaGATCATTTAGGTCACATGGCAATTGTGTCATCCAGAATCCAGAAATTTCAGACATTCATTTGTATTACCCAAGtctgaaatatacatttttgtggCTTCCACGCAATGAAGTAATCAGAGATTTCAAAGATTAATGACATTGATTGAACTTTGGAGTTGggggaaaacaaaaacaagactaacAGTTTAGAGCCATGCCAGGAACCATGTGAGGCTGCACTTAGGAATGGCAGTGATTGGAGCTAAACGCTGATGTCCACATGGCAATAtattcacaatgacaatgctaaaatGCCTGTTTTAAGCAGGTAATGTTTGCCATGGTCATAATCTTAGTGTCAGTGTGCTGGCATGCTAGCATTTGCAAATTAGCTCTGAACACAAAGCACAGAATCATCAGTCGTTTTTCAGTTATTTGGTCATAACCTAAAATATTGGACTCggaatttaaattttgacctgatgatggaaCAGGATACATTATCTAGAAACCATAGATTTCTGTGTCAAATTTTGTCCCAGTCCATGTATTtggagatatttcactggatgaTTAAAAAGCTTGATGTGCAGGTGGcaccagatgaaaagtcaagggattATCAAAGTCATTAAGGGtcatcttctggggaccatgaatttctgtaaaaaaaatcattgcaatccatccagtatTTTTCATGATATTACACTCTGGACAAAAGTGGTGTACCCACCGATTGATTGACCAACATTGCCTTTCTTATCTCTTAAGCCCTTTTTTACACAGCCAAACTCAAATTTGCTCAAAATTTGTATTGTTACCACCATGGTGGTGTCAGTCGCTGTGTACTTATTTACAGATTTCACAGATTATTTACCGTAAGGAATAATAATATATagaatatacagaatataaagGAGAATATATAGAATTTCATCAAGTTGAACAAGTTATTAGTGGACTACTAAGTGATAGGGGAACATACAACACAAGAGACGTTCTGATGATGACATAATGGTGAAATCATTACACCATTATATCTATTGTATGCCCCTTGTAAACATAACTGAATATATAAACCCACCTCTGTTGCTGTTGGCACCCCATGTAGGTGACTGAGATGGATCTGAGAGGCCCATATCATTCTTGGCATAGACCCGGAAATGGTATTCTATCCCAGGGAGAATGTTGTGGGCTGTGTAGGTGTTAGCAAAGAGGCGGTCTGCTACAGTCTTCCACATTCTGGTGTTAGAGTCATGTTGAGACACCACGTAGTACAGTCGATCGTCAAGCTCTTGGTCTGGAGAGGGAACCCATGATACTGCCACTTTGCCATAGACTGTTTGCTCCAGCTCCACTGGCCCTGGGCACTTGGGTTCATCTAGGAACAAAGAACATAAGATGTAgagtttaatttgttttgagtGAACAAACAACAACTGTTGCTTAACCTTTATCCTGCCTttgttgtaaaatttaaaacagtACTTACATTTTCACTGATTTTATTATAATATGGCTGCTGTATATCTGTAAATCTATGTAATCGTACCTTAAATTTACTTAGGAATTCCCCTGCTGTGGGGGGTTTTGTCAGGACTATATTTGCAATTGACAGCTGGCATAAGATAATAATCCACAAATCATATCCTCTTACTGCATGTCACTCAGTAAGAATTACATTTCTCAATGCACCTGCAAGTGTTCAGTGTTAATTAGGGTTTGACATTAGTTTGCCAATACACTGGTGTGATAAATGCATTTAATTGGCTAAATATTACCTAGTCAGTATTGTCCACTGttgataaaacacattttcttcatcACAAGAACACTAAACAATGCAAAGGTCATTTAATGCTTAATGTAAAATTGATTCCTAATTtccagaaaataaataaaatgtatttacagttAATATCAGTGCAAAATTCTTGCTATCAGAagttttaatgcaaaaatacacTACTGTTATTCCACATCATTTTAGGACTAATTATAGTGTAAAAGCTTGCTTTTTACTTACCTGTGACTCTAACCTCAACGTCAAAGAAAGCCTCACCCACAGAGTTTTTGGCTTTAATAGTGTAGATGGCTGAATCTGAGCGCTTTGATGAAGGAATAACAAGCTGAGACATTCCCTCTGTATTGATGACATTAATCCACGGGGCTATTGGCTCATCATCCTTCAGCCAGGTGATGTGAGGTGGAGGTTCAGCCTGGGGATATCAATGTCAGATAAATGAGTGTGAGGCATATGCAGTCATGTCACACTGTAGCAAACTCATGACTCAAGATTATGACGTGGCTGGAATGGGAGAGTAAATATGGAATCCAGAACTGGCTTGTTAAGATGGTTTTATGATTTATACCAAGGAGGAAGGGTTCGGTTTCCATGCCAGCATTTAGGTTTATTCATACCTCATAAGAAATCTTGACACGCACAGAATTTCCTGCCCTGACAACAAGGAAGTCCTCTGGGTCCTTAAAACAAGGTCTCACtggatggaaacacaaacaaaacagaaaatgcaaagCGGAAATAAGAAATTATCTGCATAACAAAGTTAAATCATTAATATGCACAGCAAAGGAAGTTAACTTACTGTTGGGATTCTTTGCACACGCCATTGCGGAGGGAGGGCTCGCATCTCCTGCTCCTGATTCATTGATCGCTGAAACTCTGAATTCATACTCTGCTCCCTCAGTGACATCTTTAACTGCATAGTTCACATCTGAAAATAAGGTGAATAACAAGGTAaggataaaaatacaataaaaagaaGATAATTGTCCTACATAATAGTATGCTTTTGTTCTGACAAACCTTCAATAGGTTCATTAATTGCATTCAGGGCAAGCCACTGATTTGTGTCCTTCTTTCGTTTCTCCACTTGGTAACCAATGATTGGTACTCCTTTGTCATCCTCCGGAGGGGTCCACGTCAAGTTGATACAGGTCTTAGAGGTACTTACCACTTTGGGTTTTCCAGGTGGACCAGAAAGTACTAAAGAATGACAAGTAGTCTGAGTTATCTAGTATGCTCATTTTCAATAATTAAGAAGTAATTAAAGACATGGAATAAATCAACGACATTATTACTGGAGGATATCCCAAAAATTCCTCTCAGAGATATAGCAACTATTACAGCAATGATAAAAGGTGGACTTTCAACAGTGACTAAATAGTGCCAGTGATAAACGATTTGAAGCCAGCACAAAACCTATCCAGaagcattttcatttattacaaCCTGAGGGAGATTAACATGGGATTTGCTGAGGACTGCTAAATGAGACTTCTTTTTTCTACACTCACTCATTATGCCAGCCATAATGCTATCAGCTGTCTCCAGGGAGTCACTGAGGCCCTGAGGGTTTTCTGCATAGATGCGGTAGCTGTATTTCTTTCCATGAGTCACATTCCTGTCTCTAAAGGAGGTCTTCTCTGCTGAGACATCCCCGAGTTTTGTCCACAGACTATGCCCTCTTTCCTGCCGTTCTATAATGTAGTTGGTGACAGCAGAGCCACCATCGTCTTTTGGAGGGTTCCATTTAATTTCAATTACAGATGAAGTGGTCTCGACAGTCTCCACTGGACCCTCCGGTGGACCTGGACGATCTGTAAGAAAAATGTGGTTTTGTTACCTTTTAAATGAAGTGACAGAAATGTGACTAAGGTGTaagttttgtttatgtttgaacATGGCTGTTGATGGTATTTGTATCTCTCAgtatttctcacttttctcaTTAGATTTCCCTATGTTTTCGTACCAAGCACAATAAGCTGAGATGTGGCCTCCACAGCTCCAAATGGGTTTTTAAGTTGGATTTTTATTTCCCCCGTGTCTGACCGCAGGCAGTCTCTGAGAAGCAGCCGACTGTGATTGGGCTCCCTCACAATCTTAACTCCTCCTCCGTCTTTCAGCTCAGTGCCATCCTTAAACCAGCTGACCGTCAAAGACTCCTGAGGTTGAAAAGGCATCTTGAAAGCAGCGTTCTGGCCCACTCTTACTATCACAGGTTTGGAGAACTTGTGAAGGTCGTCTTCGTCAAATTCAGGCACATCTATGAGACACAAGGTGTCAGTTTAATACACAAGAGCTGTTGTGTCACTTATATTCTACAATATACGGAAGTAAAATATACCTCCGACTGTGATCCTTCCTTCCGTACTGAGATCCCCTGATACAAAACGAAGGAGTCCAGAGTCTGTATCTCTGCAGCTGTGAATTGTCAGCTTGTGAATGTTTGCATCTTTGGTTATGCTGATCCCACCACCGGATTTTAACTAGCAAATCAAGAGTGAAAAGGAGAACTTCATTCTTTTTCAGGTTAcacaacaaacattaaaaaaggaaaagaaaaatatccaaTATGGCAGTTCCATAAGCGTAAGACTTATGTTATGTATGtcattcatgtttatgtttataatgTTGGCAATGTAGTAATTGAAAGCTTCTCTTACTCTTGCACTCAGATAATCAAAATGAAAGTGTCAGACAAATTTGCAAAATGCtaaatgtgcatttaaatgtaGTTATTTATGAACTTTACTGGCTCTCCATCTTTGAACCAGGCGCCGTCGCAGTCAGTGTTCATCTTCACAGTTAATTCTGCTGGCTGTCCACGAGTAGCAAGGATATCAGAGAGTCCAGAGGTAATTCCAGGCTCTGGGTAACATAAAACAAAGTTACTTTCCACTTAACATTTTCATGTGGAGCAGCTTTCAGtttaaaactatatatatactgtataaagtccccaagaaaaaaacagttaccAATTTACGCTTCTCTCTTCTAATCATTAAGATTAGATTGGTGATGCAATAGTTCATCAGTATCAAAGATTTCCTTGCCAATTATATCACAATTGTACATTACGTGAAGGAAAATATTGTAATGCCTGTGAATTCTACCActatgtaaaaagaaaaaatagtgaGGAATTGAGAGTATAATCTTACCTTGCACCACTAGTACAacctgcatttgttttttttaaataaaaaacagtgcATTCCAATAACTAATACAGTGCATGGCTTAAATATTAGATTACTGTGATCTAGTTAGAAAGTTTATGATACACAAGTTACAGCAAGAGAAATGACATCAAAGGTGAGCACAATGACAAGCAACAAACAAAGTACTATAAGGCTTTGCAAACAATGTTAACAGAGGCCAGATGAGCTCCCAAGTATATTAAGAAAGTGTTACCACATTCGGGTTATAAAGGATCTCCTGTTATTTCACATTTATGAATTGGCCTTCTAAGAGGAGCTATAGTAAATTTACAGGATTAAGATTTTACAGAGAATTAAATAATTTGATTAGATATtgaaaagtaataataaaaataaattagtttttttaacttttgtgtTACTAATGCAGATAACAGTTATTTGCTTAGTGCTTATTTGCTTAGTACTTTTTCAGTATTAAATATCTGGTATACCACCTCCTGCATCTGCAAGTGGTTCATCTTGCCTTGCACCACCACTGGCTTCCTCAGCTGAGTGGCCTAACAGTAATAACAATAGTAAGTCATTTAAACTTGACTCAGTAAGTTACTCCCTCATTGTGTGAGAGCAGtaccacatacatacatacattttgtacatacatacatacatacctaCATACATATGTGATGTGCCTTTACATATACATAGAGTAACCTAtaattacacataaacacacacacatactaacacacacgcatgcacacatacatgtaaacacacaaactggtTTCTCTATCTTTATGGGGACGTTCCctgatacacacatacaaacacacacacacacacacatacatagtgTCATTtctgattttcaaaataaaagccactGTATCTTAACAGGAAGCTCAGGAtgaggctgtttttaaaaataaaagaccCCAACTGCCACTGTGTGTTAACATGAAACTAGGGATGGACCtagtttttcaaaataagatcCCTAGGATCTGATATTAATACAAAGAATTTCTtctttcacagttttaaaacattatttttctgcTTCCAGCTTTGAGAGTTTATCATTTGACTTCAGCTGTTTCAGCAGCATGTTTTAGCTCTTAGCTTCTTCAGCTAATGCACATCAGCTCTCAGCCCCAGCATTACCTTTCAGCTTCCAAGTTTTCGAACCAATACATTTCAGTTGATATCAGCTGttttttcagccattttcaGCATTGCTTCGGCAATTTCTTTCACCTTTTGACTTCAGATGTATTTGAGCTTTCATCATTCACAGCAGgttgcagtggcagcagcagtagcaacaGATGGCAGCACCAACAGCTTCTAGCTCTCACGCATTTTCTGAAATGCGtgtctgcagaaaatgcagactgCTGCAACTACTCTCTGTATGCTCCGCTGTTGTTTCTCTTACCACCTCCTGCATCTTCAAGTGggaggtgcagcagcagcagcaactaaCAGCTTCCAGCTCTCACACGCATTTTCTGAAATGCGTGTCTGCAGAAAACGCAGACTACTGCATCTATTTTCTATATGCtcagctgttgtttctcttaCCACCTCCTGCGTCTGCAAGTGATCCATCTTGCTTTGCACCGCCACTGGCTTTCCCAGCTGAGTGGCCtaacagtaataacaacagTAGGTCATTTAAACTTGATTCAGTAAATTACTCCCTCATTGTGTGAGAGCAGTACCACATACACATAGGCCTATACAGTCTGTatatagatacatacatacatatatatacatgttgTGCCTGTACGTACACATAAAGTAACACATAAttacacaggaacacacacacgcgcacacacacacacacacacagggtgatatttctgatatttcaaattaaaagccacTGTATCTTAACAAGAAGCTTGGGATGAGGCatttttttcaaactaaaagCTCAGCAGAAGgctatttttcaaaataaaagccccatATAGTAACTGTATTTTAAGACGCTTGGGATGAagcttgtttttcaaaataaaagacaccAACTGCCACTGTGTGTTAACAGGAAACTAGGAATGGACCTAATTATTCAAAATAAGATCCCTTGTATCAGATATTAATACAAAGAATTTCttctttcacagtttttcagacaTTATATTTCTGCTTCCAGCATTGAGAGTATATCATTTGATTTCAGCTGTTTAAGCAACATGTTTTAGCGCTCAGCTTCTTCAGCTAATACACTTCAACTCTCAACTCCAGCTTTACCTTTCAGCTTCCAAGTTTTCAAAGCAATACAGCTCTCACACGCATTTTCTGAAATGCATGTGTGCAGAAAATGCAGACTACTGCATGTACTTTCTGTATGCTCCACTGTCGTTTCTCTTACCACCTCCTGCATCTTCAAGTGggaggtgcagcagcagcagctaaaagCCTCCAGCTCTCACtcacattttctgaaatgcgtgtctgcagaaaatgcagactgCTGCATCTACTTTCTATGTGCTCCACTGTTGTTTCTCTTACCACCTCCTGCATCTTCAAGTGggaggtgcagcagcagcagcagctaacagcttccAGCTTCGAGCTCTCACAcgcattttctgaaatgtgcACACGCATTTTCTGAAATGCGtgtctgcagaaaatgcagactACTGCATCTGTTTTCTATATGCTGAACTGTTGTTTCTCTCACCACCTCCTGCATCTGCAAGTGATCCATCTTGCCTTGAGCCGCCACTGGCTTCCTCAGCTGAGTGGCCTAACAGTAATAACAATAGTAAATCATTTACACTTGATTCAGTAAATTACTCCCTCATTGTATGAGAGCAATACCATATatagacatacatacatacatacatacatatatacatgttGTGCCTGTACGTACACATAAAGTAACACATAattacacagaaacagacacatacacacaaatacacaaatacacacacacacacacacgcacacacacacagtgtcatttctcattttcataataaaagccaCTGTATCTTAACAAGAAGCTCTGTatgaggctttttttaaaagaaaaataaaagcccATAGAGTAACTGTATCTTAAGAGGAAGTTCCTGATGAGGctcttttttcaaaataaaagcctcaTAGAATAAATATATGTTCAGGAAACACAGcatgaagctgtttttcaaaataaagcccCATAGAATAACTATTTTAAAAAGACGCTCAGGATAAGGTTtggtttttcaaaataaaagactcCAAATGCCACCGTGTGTTAACAGGAAACTAGGGATGGACCTAGTTTGTCAAAATAAGATCCCTAGGATCTGATATTAATGCAAAGAATTTCTTCCTTCACAGTTTTAAGACATTACATTTCTGCTTCCAGCTTTGAGAGTATATCATTTGATTTCAGCTGTTCCAGCAACAT from Thunnus maccoyii chromosome 3, fThuMac1.1, whole genome shotgun sequence includes these protein-coding regions:
- the igfn1.4 gene encoding immunoglobulin-like and fibronectin type III domain-containing protein 1 isoform X10, with amino-acid sequence MFKRTKVTDGTATGQVGFRKKSKVPGVMITQYIEKLPEGKSHPDFTRKPIALTIQEGKFAFFKAIVTGDPKPTVVWSRNNGDVSDPARYQSKYDPNSNEHTFEMPHVKPDQADTYKCFAKNEYGQAMVTVVLNVIEVGFKMTKAPQQQAEVANCNFKKVLKRRSKVVPKAEEPEKKEGEIDPKFWELLMSADKKDYERICAEFGVTDFRWMLKKLNEMKREREEEQAEFVKNLSDLKPIHINADGTASFELEFDLLDPSSSIYLYKDGEMIPYTKELGDKMKHCLRKVGRKYIFSMRDLMPEDAGFYQLDVEDVNMFSTDFKMVDFLVKIQEVKAMEREDAVFECVISAPLSKLMWFGKNMPLEQGDKYDIEVSEDKLIHRLVVKDCMVVDKGIYAACAGIKSCNAWLVVEADKGAPKGKKSARKTTRAGGSGTDLQKVAQEQQQKLDKEREERKEKIKAAREAAAEAAAAEEPEKTADSGAGKDKGAAVEVERIDKTSVAATTTVAGDSGSGHSAGKASGGAKQDGSHADAGGGHSAGKASGGARKDGSIADAGGGHSAGKASGGAKQDGSHADAGGGHSAGKASGGAKQDGSPADAGGGHSAGKASGGAKQDGSHADAGGGHSAGKASGGAKQDGSHADAGGHSAGKASGGAKQDGSHADAGGGHSAGKASGGAKQDGSHADAGGGHSAGKASGGAKQDGSHADAGGGHSAGKASGGAKQDGSPADAGGGHSAEEASGGSRQDGSLADAGGGHSAGKASGGAKQDGSLADAGGEPGITSGLSDILATRGQPAELTVKMNTDCDGAWFKDGEPLKSGGGISITKDANIHKLTIHSCRDTDSGLLRFVSGDLSTEGRITVGDVPEFDEDDLHKFSKPVIVRVGQNAAFKMPFQPQESLTVSWFKDGTELKDGGGVKIVREPNHSRLLLRDCLRSDTGEIKIQLKNPFGAVEATSQLIVLDRPGPPEGPVETVETTSSVIEIKWNPPKDDGGSAVTNYIIERQERGHSLWTKLGDVSAEKTSFRDRNVTHGKKYSYRIYAENPQGLSDSLETADSIMAGIMILSGPPGKPKVVSTSKTCINLTWTPPEDDKGVPIIGYQVEKRKKDTNQWLALNAINEPIEDVNYAVKDVTEGAEYEFRVSAINESGAGDASPPSAMACAKNPNMRPCFKDPEDFLVVRAGNSVRVKISYEAEPPPHITWLKDDEPIAPWINVINTEGMSQLVIPSSKRSDSAIYTIKAKNSVGEAFFDVEVRVTDEPKCPGPVELEQTVYGKVAVSWVPSPDQELDDRLYYVVSQHDSNTRMWKTVADRLFANTYTAHNILPGIEYHFRVYAKNDMGLSDPSQSPTWGANSNRVPISSNGVSSMEISFERPPSILVPLKVHTPPKGYQLYMTCAVRGCPTPNVSWYLNNTCINSDKNYYITNSCGVCSMYILRVRENDGGEYRVVAVNSLGKAECSTKLTVRD